One Triticum dicoccoides isolate Atlit2015 ecotype Zavitan chromosome 5B, WEW_v2.0, whole genome shotgun sequence genomic window carries:
- the LOC119306195 gene encoding uncharacterized protein LOC119306195, translating into MALVPGCVQCGTRSNPCRCKVVGPTLGFVAFLVTGVVEWPLGAAVYLFRHRKGRRIMGHPARVVYPRVTTAIPI; encoded by the coding sequence ATGGCGTTGGTGCCTGGGTGCGTGCAGTGCGGGACGCGGAGCAACCCGTGCCGGTGCAAGGTCGTCGGGCCGACGCTGGGGTTCGTGGCCTTCCTGGTGACGGGGGTGGTGGAGTGGCCGCTGGGCGCGGCGGTGTACCTGTTCCGCCATCGCAAGGGACGCCGCATCATGGGACACCCCGCCAGGGTCGTCTACCCGCGCGTCACCACGGCCATCCCCATCTAA